AACCCGTCCGGCGGAACGTTGAACCCGCCGACCCCCTGGATCGGCTCGGCGATCAGGGCGGCCACATCACCCGACGTGGTCGTCTGCAGGACATCACGCAGATCGTCGGCGCAGGCGCGGACGTAGTCGGCGTCGGACAACCCGCGGAACGCGTCGCGGTAGCGGTAGCCGCCGTGCACGTAACTGACCTTGACCGGCGACAACGCACTGGCCGACCAGCCGCGGTTGCCGGTGATGCCGATCGTCGCGAAGGCGCGTCCGTGGTAGGAGTTGCGCATCGCCAGCACCTGGTGGGAGCGGCGGTACTGGGTGGCCAGCATCAGCGCGGTCTCGTTGGCCTCGGTACCGGAGTTGGTGAGGAACACCTTGGCGTCGGGGATCCCGGACAGCTGCGCGATCTGCTCGGCCAGCTCGACCTGCTTGCGGATCAGGTACAGCGTCGAGGTGTGCAGGACGCCGGAATCGACCTGTGACCGGATGGCGTCGGAGATCTCCGCGATGTCGTACCCGATCGCGTTGGTGAGGATGCCGGCGAAGAAATCCAGGTAGGTGACACCGGCGGAATCGGTGACCCGCCGTCCCCGCGCGCGCACGATCTCGATGGGCTCGTCGTAGTACAGGGCCAGCCAGTCCGGCAGGACCGCCCGGTGCCGGGCGAGCAGCTCCGATTCGCTCATGCCCGCCAGTCTCGGCGGCCGCCGCGCCCCGCCACCACACACAACATGTACCCAATGGCCGGATCAGCCGTACAGTCTGCATTTCGGGAGGAGGTGCCGCTTGTACCCGACGGTGACGGACGTGCTGGCCCTGCCGGTGCTGCGGCGCGGGCGCCCGAAGGTCGTCGCGGGCGGGCAGCGGCTGGACACGCGGGTCCGCTGGGTGCACGTCGCCGAGGTCGCCGACATCGGGCACCTGCTCAAGGGCGGCGAGCTGGTCCTGACCACCGGGATCGCGCTGCCGGACGATGCCGGGCAGCTCACCGAGTACGTCGACGGGCTCACCGAGGCCGGGGTCGCGGGGCTGGTGGTCGAGTTGGTCCGGCACTGGAGCGAAGCCCTGCCGCGGGCTCTGGTCGACGCCGCCGCCCGCCACGAACTACCACTGATCACCCTGTCGCGTGAGACGCGCTATGTCGCGGTCACCGAGGCGGTCAACGGCCTGATCGTCGATGCCCAGGTCGCCGAACTGCGCGCCGCCGAGCACGTGCACCAGGTGTTCACGCAGCTGACGGTGGCCGGCGCGGGGCCGTCCGAGGTGCTGCGGGAGGTCGCGCGCATGACCGAGCAGCCGGTCGTGCTGGAAACACTCGCGCACGAGGTGGTGGCCTACGACTGCGCCGGAGCCGATCCGGGCGAGCTGCTCACCGGCTGGCCCGCCCGGTCCCGGACGGTGCACCTGGGCGAGCGCACCGGCTACCACGCCGAGGCCGGCTGGCTGGTCACCGTCGTGGGTGCGCGCGGGCACGACTGGGGGCGGCTGGTGGTCGTGTGCGACGAACCGCCACCGGACCGGCACGTGGTGGTCACCGAGCGGGCCGCGTCCGCGCTGGCGGTGCACCGGCTGGTCGCGCGCGAGGCCGACAGCCTGGAACGGCAGGCGCACCGCGCGGTCCTCACCGAGCTGCTGA
This is a stretch of genomic DNA from Amycolatopsis endophytica. It encodes these proteins:
- a CDS encoding aspartate aminotransferase family protein, whose protein sequence is MSESELLARHRAVLPDWLALYYDEPIEIVRARGRRVTDSAGVTYLDFFAGILTNAIGYDIAEISDAIRSQVDSGVLHTSTLYLIRKQVELAEQIAQLSGIPDAKVFLTNSGTEANETALMLATQYRRSHQVLAMRNSYHGRAFATIGITGNRGWSASALSPVKVSYVHGGYRYRDAFRGLSDADYVRACADDLRDVLQTTTSGDVAALIAEPIQGVGGFNVPPDGLFAAFKEVLDSYGILLISDEVQTGWGRTGEHFWGIQAHGVTPDAMTFAKGLGNGLAIGGLVARGELMDAISANSISTFGGNPVSTAGAKATLDYLLSHDLQGNAAKQGTRLLTGLRDLAEGNDIVGDVRGKGLMIGVEFVEPDGAPSPEAARLLLEETRARGLLVGKGGLHNNVIRLAPPMTLTDEETGEGLDILRESVAAVREGRK
- a CDS encoding PucR family transcriptional regulator, translating into MYPTVTDVLALPVLRRGRPKVVAGGQRLDTRVRWVHVAEVADIGHLLKGGELVLTTGIALPDDAGQLTEYVDGLTEAGVAGLVVELVRHWSEALPRALVDAAARHELPLITLSRETRYVAVTEAVNGLIVDAQVAELRAAEHVHQVFTQLTVAGAGPSEVLREVARMTEQPVVLETLAHEVVAYDCAGADPGELLTGWPARSRTVHLGERTGYHAEAGWLVTVVGARGHDWGRLVVVCDEPPPDRHVVVTERAASALAVHRLVAREADSLERQAHRAVLTELLTSPAPSAELLARAAALGAALCGRLVGVAIRPRMTESHRSSASAPVVLRDLAETVSLAARRAKVSALAAVVDDVSVRALLSLSPQANVDAVLHRLSAELRTRPTSVPVVLAVGTTVESAAEARRSLVEAGHVAAAALRSGTDREVHRLRDVRLRGLLHLLADDERVRAFADRELGPLLSRDAASGTRLVQALRHYCEHGGNKSAAAAAAHTSRTAYYQQLARIEQVLGVPLENPESMLSLYLALLAHDLADDHPDR